Genomic DNA from Phyllostomus discolor isolate MPI-MPIP mPhyDis1 chromosome 12, mPhyDis1.pri.v3, whole genome shotgun sequence:
AGCCTCTGTCCATCGAAGGCCTGGCCAGGGACCAACTGCACAGTGGCCATGCCCACCTTTCCCTCATACCCTGGGAAGCACACCAGTCACTCTCCACCGACCCTTTCGCCTGGCACAGCGCGGTTCACTGGCTGTGTCCCAGCAGTTGCCCCACCACTAAAATCGGGTTTAAAATGAAGTGAACCCTCCCTGCAAACCGTAGAgtcgccggttggattcccagtcaggacacatgcctgggttgaaggccaggtccccagtagggggcacttgagaggcaaccacacactatttccctctctccctcccttcccctctctaaaaataagtaaataaaaaataaagtgaggtGAACTCTACATACCTGGCACAGGCACACCGTAGACGTTCACCTCTTGTAGGAAGTCCATGAGTGACAACACACCCTCCACCTCCCTCGTGGATACGTTCTCACCCTTCCATCTGCGGGGTAGTAGCCGGGCTTGTGACCACGCCCCTGATAATAAGAAGGCCCCGCCTCTTGCCCACCAAGCCCCGCCCCTCTGGAATCCAGAAGCCCCGCCTCTCCAGTTGGCCTCCCTTTAGTGTCTAATAGCCCCGGCGGCCCCGCCTTCCAGTCCCGCCCCCATAAACCCCGCCCAGGACCGGAAGGTGTCCCCAAGGCGGTCGCGGAAGTAGAGGAATCCTTCGATGTCCATCGACAGCACGTCCCCTGAATTGTAGTAGACGTCGTCCGGGCGCCGCACCTTTCGCACCAACTTCCGTTCCGAAAGCTCTCGAGGTCCGCGGTAGCCCAGGAAAGGGTGGCGGCCTAACACCCGACTCAACAGGAGCCCTGGCTCCCCTGGGGGCATTCATCAAGGACAAGAACCTCAGAAGCCCACCAGCCCCCCGCTGGAGATTTGCAACAACGATGAGCTCCATCACCCCcgacagagacagggagatgtGGAAATGggagaaacagactcagacacagGGATAGGGAGATAGAAAATGAGAGACAGGCGGACAGAAGGTGGCATGGGAAGCCCATTGAAAGTAGGAAAAGGATAACAAGGGGTGGGCAAGGGACAGAGACAAATGATGGCGGGAATAAATGTGGCCAGGGCCTTGCAAAGCCCCAGAAGAGAAGACTAAGAGAAGGCAGAGGACAGCAAATTGATGCCTGGGAGGACATGGCTTCCACAAAAAGCTTGAGGCAACAACTCCAATGGAAACCCAGAGACACAGCAGACAAGAGATTGAGACTGGAAAGCCGGGCAGAGCTGAGAAGCTGAGAGACAGAAGGTCCCAGATGGTGGTCAGACGGGCTGGGTATTCAGCGTCCAGGTGAGAGCTGCGGACACCACTACAGGGCACTGACCTCAAAGCTTTGGGTGGCTTGCTCCAGCCAAGGAGGAAGTGGGGTCCCTACCCTTCCCACACCCAGGGAAGGTTCCCCAAGCCCTATACCTGGACCCACAGGCACACAGAAGCCTGCTTTGTCCCTCACAGGCTCGGCGGCCTCCGTGTCAAACTGTACAAGCTCGAAGGGGGACAGCATCTGAATAGAGGGTGGAAAGGTGTCAGCAGAGGTGCTGTGCACTCAGCTTCAATCAGGGTCACTGCCATACCCAACCCACTCACTCGAAGGAAGCAACTCATCTTGCCCACGGCCCCACAGCGCCCTGGATAGTTCATAAAGCCAATGTTGCCTTCTGTGGAGCCGTAGACTTCCAAGATCCGAATGGGGCCAAAGCGTTTCTGGAAGGTCTCCCACACATCTGCCCGGAGTCCATTTCCCACTGCCAGGCGGACTGTATGTGTTCGGTCCTCTTGTCGCTGCAGGGATGTCCCAAGGAGGGTAACAAGGAGCTACCTGAGAACCCTTTCCTGGGAGGGCTACCTCAGGTCTGAGGAGTTACCTGGGAGGCGATGAGGGGTGTATACCAAGGGAGTCTCCCAGGGGGTTCTTACTTGAGAATAGTTACCTAGCATCTGTACTTAGAAGGTTACCTGCAGATATTACCTGGAGGCAGAGAGTGTTAACATGTGGCCTTACCTGGAGGAATACCTAGGGTGACTGAAGGCCTCATCCTGTGTCTTATGTAAGGACAGATACCTGGAATTTTTATCTGGAAGGGTTACTTGGAGACCTTTGCCTGGAGGTAACCTGGTAAAAGTGATTTGAAGCTTCATCTTGGGGAGTTACCTAGGGGCCTTACGTGGGGGTAGTTGCCTGTAGTCTTTCCTTGAGGGCTTGCCTACAGGCTTTATCTGGAGGGATACCTGGGGACCTTGGTTGGAGACAGTTACCTGTGGTCTGTACCTCATTGTTCTGTAAGGATGAGGCTAGCTTACATTTAATGAGTTTTTCCTGAGCCACACTGTGTTATAGGCATAGTACATATGTTTAATTCTCATCATACCCCCTTGAGATATTATCCTTGTGTTCCAAATGAGGACACTGATGCTGAGAGAAGTGAAGTCAGCTGCCCAAGGAAGCACAGGTGATAACTGAAGAAGCCATCATTGGAAGCCTTGTGTGGGACTCATCGTATGTGGCTCTTGTCTGGGGTGTTTAACCTGTGGGACCTTGCTTGAGACCTGTACTTGAATACACCTTAGAGCTTTACCTGGTATGACAGCACAGCTGGGATTTCATACCTAAGGTGTTCCCCCCGGAGCCCTACCTGAGTATCTCACCTGGGGAGTGTTACACAGGTACCGCAGGACCTCACCCACATATGGGACCACAGTCACACCATGTTGCCGGCAGTCATCCCAGAAGCAGGAAGCAGAGAACTTGGGGGCCAGGACACAGGTCgctcctgggaggcaggagaggaatgAGTTTCAGGTCATGCTTCCAGCTGCTGTGAGAAGCTGCTTTGATCTGAGGCCCCTGAAGCCTAGGATGACACTGGGCTCATCTCTATGTCCCTGGCCCAGCCAGGACTGCCTCCATTAGAAAAGCATAGGTGGGCCCGCACTTGAATCCTTGTCCAGGATGTGTGGAAAGCTTGGTGCCTCGTAGAAAGCAAGCACTGCTCAATAAGGGCTatgaaaattaatcattttttattatgataagtGTTTTATCTGAGCAGAAGTATAGGCTGGTAAATGGGTGGATGGAAAggtgagtgggtggatggatagatgttTTGAAGGATGCTCACTCACACGAATTAATTAATTTTAGGAGCCACTACATTCACCCCCGGTAAGTGAACCGTCCTTTTCTGATTCCTTTCTCTACAGCTGGCTCTGTAGAGGGCACTCTCCCAAACTCAACCCTAATCCTCAACAGAATCCTGCAAGTAAAACATCATCATCCCTGCACCCAATGGGACAACGGCTGGTGTGCTTGGTTAGTAGCAAGTGTACCTTCTTTGAGCCTGTATTTCTGACAGGGaggtaaaatgtaaaatggttgctgaccctggctggtgtggttcagtggattcagtgctggcctgcaaatagaagggtcactggttcgattctcagtcagggcacatgcctgggttgggggccaggtccctagttgggggtgcatgagatgcaaccaatccatgtttctctccctctcttccttccttcttctttctctaaaagtgtataaatgaaatctttaaaaaataaataaaatgggtgCCTGAACCTTGAAAATGACAGCTCTCCGAATGAGATTCATGATTCAGGAAAGGTCATCAAGAGCTAGTAAAACCAGGTGTAAGGTTGGTAGAGAGTTTTCCAAGTAAAGGTCTCCATTCACCTCAGGCTCTTTAAGTTAGGATAACAGTTATGAGCTGCCTCCAATGTGATTAATTAGGAAGCACAATGAACCTGACCACACAGTTCTTGCCAAGAGTAATTGAACTGAATCTAAGATCTCTAGAGGGAATTTCCAGTCTAACAGGAAACACAAGGAAAGAGGAGCAAAGACCAAGCAATGAGACTAACTGTGAGAGACAATTTGACCTTTGCGGACATTTGAACATGAAGTGTGCATCAGATGGTACTAAAGAGTCGTTGGTTGTTAAGTCTCTGTATCTAAGCGATACATACATAGATACAGTTGCAAGTGAAAAGATACTATTTCTAGGATTTGCTCTAAAATAATCCTGAGAAAAATTCATGTGAAATAAAACTGGCAATATGTTAACAATTGTTGAGGCTGGGTGTGGATGAGGACATGGGAGACTTCATTGAAGTATTTATactacttttgtgtatgtttgaaattttctgtgatttaaaaaatattttaatataaaaaagacaagagtAAAGGAGGAAGTGATAAAAAAACTATAACAAAATGATCATGGTGGCTGAAGCTGGGTTGTGGGTGTGTGAGGATTCACGTagaaatttttatgtgtttaaagtttttcttttttaaagattttacttatgtattttagagagagggcaagggagggagggaaacatcaatgtgagaaatacagtgataggttgcctctcacatgcgcccaactaggaacctggcccgctacccaagcatgtgccttgactgggaacagaactgtgcctttggtttgcaagctggcgctcattccactgagccacaccagccagggtgtgaagataaaactttaaggaaaaataagaaagaaagaaaccactaTGGAGAGGTCTCCATGTGAATTCCTAGACAGGTGTCCTAGCAGACAGCCCAGTGGAGTTCTTGGTGAGAATTTCCTCACTGGGACAAGAGCTCACATGAGTGACCTCACACCAGCTCTTGTCACCTCCTTACTAAAACAGCCTTTGGGGACTATCTGGGTGTCCAAACCTCTGTGCAGATTCTCCTGGGGCTCTCTGCCGTAAAGGGAAGACCCAGGGTGCTGGATAACCTATGGGGCCTTGTCAATCCAGCCTGGCAGTCCCCTGCATTGCAGAGGTTATCAGAGAAGGGCTTACCGAGCTCCAGGCAACCAAGGACCCCGAGGACAAGTCCCATCACATGGTATAGAGGCAGGACCGTGTAGACCACATCATCAGCTGTGACTCCACCCAGAGACAGCATCCTGCTCATATGTAGTATCCGCTCATGCGTGAGGATGGCGGGCTTCGGGAGACCTAGAGGATGAAAGCATGGGAaaggtggggtggcagggggacAACATGCAGGGCTGGGTCTCCATGGTCAGGTCTGCATGGTCCTCAGAAGCTGGTTGAGTGTGAGGATTTGCAGGTGGGTTCAAGGAGGTCTGGTAGGTTTGGGGTTCAGAGGTGGAATGCTCTGTTAGGGTTTCAGTGGCTGTTTGCTAGGAAGACGGAGGATTCTGGCACTGACTACTCATATCACATTGGTGGGGGCGGGGTTCAGGCCAGATTTCACAATCAAAGCACAGAGTGGGTTTTGGAGGTCAGGTTTGGGGTCAGGTCAGGGTGAGAGTTCAGAGGTTGGGGCTAGGGTTGCTGGGTTGCTCTCACCGGTGGTCCCTGAGGTGTAGATAAACAGAGCAGGGCTCCGAGGTGTGATCCCAGCATGCAGGTCAGCAGGCACGGGGTCCATGGGCGCAGCGTCAATGGTGGCTCCCAGCGCCCCCACACCCGGTGTCCGGGAGGAGAGGCTGAGGTAGAAGCAGCGGATTTTCTCTGCCTGCAGCTTGGGGAGGATCTCCTCCAGGTTCTCCTGGAGGTCTGCGGGGATGGgccagagaagaaactgaggcaaggcaCACCCTCGAGGTTTGGAGGGGAGACCCGAGACCCAGAGATGGGGCAGAGGAGCTCACTGCCAGCCCCAAAGAATGCAGCTAGCAGACAAAACTTCTGTGTTCTTCTGTAAAGAACCCCACGAGTACCGTAATGTGCTATGTATATtgtgcagtttttacccaaatttttgaggaaagaataaggatgtgcattatacatgggtagtactaattctgtgtgtgtgtgtgtataaaaacatatttttaattcttttatttatgcttctgcCTTAAAAGTATaagtctagaaagcaataatgatatccagaTGCAAAATAATATGCTGGAATATGAAAttggttttctttctaaatataaataaataagtagttaaaatattaaaaccaatttttccccctgaaagtttgggcccaaaatgtgggtgcacattatatacgGCAACATACGGTAGTAGTTAttggcaaaaaaaagaaagaaagaaagaaatagtcatggtaaacaaaaacaaaacaaaagaaaacaagaacacttCTGGTAACTCCAGTATTACTTTAAAGTTCCAAGAGCCTCCGGAGTGAGCCAGGAGGAAGGAGCTCCTTGCCCAGCCCCTACTTGGACCCTCTGAACAGTCTgtgtctgtcccctgccccatccccttcTGTCCTCTGCTGTCTTCACCTGGGTCTACTACCAGCACCCGAGCCCCAGAGCTCAGCACCGAGTGCACCAGGGGCCCCCCGCGGATGTGTGGGTTGATCCAAGCCACCGCGCAGCCCAGCTTGGCCAGTCCCAGCCACAGACCCAGAGCTGGAATGTACTGGGAGGGCAGCACCAGGAGAGCAGCAGATTCCCTGGTCCCCTGGCCCGCGATGTCGACCAGCTCTGCCTTCAGGGCCCACGCCGCCCGGCAGGCCTGGGTGTCCAGCTCCCCGTAGGTGACTGAGCGGCCCCCGCGTCCAGTCCACACCAAAGTCACGCGGCCCGGCTGCATGTGCGCCCACCGCTCAAAGGCATCGACGAAGGTTAAGGGGGGCTTGCGGCTCAAGCGCACCCTGATGTCCAGGCCCAAGCGGAGGATCCCAACGATGTGGGCCACGTCGGCGGGCAGCCAGCGCAGCCCCGGGGGTGGCCGTGCGGGCAGCAGAGCCAGCACGAGAGCCACGGTAGCCAGACTCAGCCAGTGGGGCATCCAGGGAAGGAGCAACGGCCGCGCCAGCGCGACCAGGGCTACCAGCGCGCAGCAGGTGGGGTCCCCCAGGAGCCAGCGTAGTGCCAGGGCCACGGCTGCAGGCCATGGGGACCTCCCCAGGctcagcagcaggagcagcagcagcagtgaaaGGCGCAGCCAAAGACCCATCGCACCAGTTCTGTGCTCAGGGAAGTGACGGCAGAACGCCGGGAGCTGTTGACCTCGACCTCTGGCCCCTGGCTGTTCTGCGCAATTGTGACAGCGGTGCTACCAGCCCCAGGACTCTGCTGccacccttcttccttcctcttttttttttttttaagattttttatttatttatttttagagagggaagggagggagatagagagagacatcaatgtgcggttgctgggggttctggcctgcaacccaggaatgtaccctggctgggaatcaaacctgggacactttggttctcttcctcttttttaaagattttatttatttattatttatttatttatttagacagaggggaagggagaaagaggggaatatcaatgtgtggttgcctctcacgcactccctactggggacctgacttggccGGCAAAACCagttgtgtgccctgactgggattggaACCGAGGACTCTTTGGTTCgaaggcccgtgctcaatctactgagctgcaccagccagggccttattttctttattatttgttaattttatttttttatcctcacccaaggacatttttcattgctttaaaaaaatttctttttagagaatggggaagggagggagagagggaaacattaacgtgcaagagaaacatttatcagttgcctctcattgTCACCAgtgcccaaaacccaggcatgtgctttggctgggaattgaacttgtgacctttcagttggca
This window encodes:
- the SLC27A5 gene encoding bile acyl-CoA synthetase — translated: MGLWLRLSLLLLLLLLSLGRSPWPAAVALALRWLLGDPTCCALVALVALARPLLLPWMPHWLSLATVALVLALLPARPPPGLRWLPADVAHIVGILRLGLDIRVRLSRKPPLTFVDAFERWAHMQPGRVTLVWTGRGGRSVTYGELDTQACRAAWALKAELVDIAGQGTRESAALLVLPSQYIPALGLWLGLAKLGCAVAWINPHIRGGPLVHSVLSSGARVLVVDPDLQENLEEILPKLQAEKIRCFYLSLSSRTPGVGALGATIDAAPMDPVPADLHAGITPRSPALFIYTSGTTGLPKPAILTHERILHMSRMLSLGGVTADDVVYTVLPLYHVMGLVLGVLGCLELGATCVLAPKFSASCFWDDCRQHGVTVVPYVGEVLRYLCNTPQRQEDRTHTVRLAVGNGLRADVWETFQKRFGPIRILEVYGSTEGNIGFMNYPGRCGAVGKMSCFLRMLSPFELVQFDTEAAEPVRDKAGFCVPVGPGEPGLLLSRVLGRHPFLGYRGPRELSERKLVRKVRRPDDVYYNSGDVLSMDIEGFLYFRDRLGDTFRWKGENVSTREVEGVLSLMDFLQEVNVYGVPVPGYEGKVGMATVQLVPGQAFDGQRLYQHVRTWLPAYAVPHFIRIQDTLEITRTFKLVKSHLVREGFNVGVIADSLFVLDNQAQAFRPLTQEIYQAVCKGTWRL